The Aureitalea marina genome includes a window with the following:
- the rpsC gene encoding 30S ribosomal protein S3 gives MGQKTNPIGNRLGIIRGWESNWYGGNDYGDKLAEDDKVRKYIHARLSKASVSRVIIERTLKLVTVTITTARPGIIIGKAGQEVDKLKEELKKITGKEVQINIHEIKRPELDAHLVAASIARQIENRISYRRAIKMAIAAAMRMNAEGIKIQISGRLNGAEMARTEAYKDGRIPLSTFRADIDYALVEAHTTYGRLGVKVWIMKGEVYGKRELSPLVGLANKKGGKRTSGGRGAGKGPRRNRK, from the coding sequence ATGGGACAGAAGACAAATCCAATAGGAAATCGCCTTGGGATCATCAGAGGATGGGAATCCAACTGGTACGGAGGCAACGACTACGGTGATAAACTGGCCGAGGACGATAAAGTCCGAAAGTACATTCACGCTCGTCTGAGTAAAGCTAGTGTGTCTCGTGTGATCATTGAGCGTACGCTTAAGCTTGTAACCGTTACTATCACCACTGCGCGTCCAGGTATCATTATCGGGAAAGCCGGACAGGAGGTAGACAAGCTGAAAGAAGAGCTGAAGAAGATCACCGGGAAGGAAGTACAGATCAACATCCATGAGATCAAGCGCCCTGAGCTTGATGCGCACCTGGTAGCTGCCAGCATCGCCCGTCAGATCGAGAATCGAATCTCGTATCGTCGTGCGATTAAGATGGCTATCGCGGCTGCAATGCGTATGAACGCTGAAGGAATCAAAATTCAGATCTCCGGACGTTTGAATGGTGCTGAAATGGCACGGACCGAAGCCTATAAAGATGGACGAATTCCATTGTCTACTTTCCGGGCGGACATCGACTACGCTTTGGTAGAAGCTCACACGACCTATGGTCGCCTGGGTGTAAAAGTGTGGATCATGAAAGGTGAGGTTTACGGTAAGCGTGAGCTTTCTCCTTTGGTAGGTCTGGCTAATAAAAAAGGTGGAAAACGAACTTCTGGTGGTCGCGGTGCTGGTAAAGGCCCACGTCGTAACAGAAAGTAA
- the fusA gene encoding elongation factor G, whose translation MAQRDLKYTRNIGIAAHIDAGKTTTTERVLYYTGVSHKIGEVHDGAATMDWMEQEQERGITITSAATTCTWNFPTENGQPTADAKGYHFNIIDTPGHVDFTVEVNRSLRVLDGLVFLFSAVDGVEPQSETNWRLADNYKVPRIGFVNKMDRQGSNFLAVAQQVKDMLGSNAVPIVLPIGEEMDFKGIIDLVKNRAIIWHDETMGSTFDVVEIPEELKAEAAEYREKLIEEVAAYDENLLEKFMEDENSITEDEVHAALRAAVMDMSIIPMICGSAFKNKGVQFLLDAVCRYLPSPVDKDAIVGTDPDTGDEIARKPDTKEPFSALAFKIATDPFVGRLAFFRAYSGRLDAGSYVLNNRSGKKERISRIYQMHSNKQNAIDFIEAGDIGAAVGFKDIKTGDTLSAEKSPIILESMDFPDPVIGIAVEPKTKADVDKLGMALAKLAEEDPTFQVRTDEASGQTVISGMGELHLDIIVDRLKREFKVEVNQGQPQVEYKEAITRTADHREVYKKQTGGRGKFADIVFTLGPADEGKVGLEFVNEIKGGNIPKEFIPSVEKGFSAAMKNGPLAGFEVDSMKVTLKDGSFHPVDSDQLSFELAAKLGFKAAAKAAGAVIMEPIMKLEVITPEESMGDIVGDLNRRRGQVNDMSDRAGSKVVKALVPLSEMFGYVTTLRTLSSGRATSTMEFSHYAETPSNISEEVVAAARGTANV comes from the coding sequence ATGGCGCAAAGAGATTTAAAATATACCAGAAACATTGGAATTGCCGCGCACATTGATGCCGGTAAGACAACGACAACAGAGCGTGTCCTTTATTATACTGGGGTAAGCCACAAGATCGGGGAAGTACACGATGGAGCGGCTACTATGGACTGGATGGAGCAAGAACAGGAGCGTGGTATTACCATTACTTCTGCGGCTACTACCTGTACCTGGAATTTCCCAACGGAAAATGGTCAGCCAACAGCAGATGCTAAAGGTTACCACTTCAATATTATCGATACTCCTGGTCACGTAGACTTTACTGTGGAGGTTAACCGATCACTTCGTGTTTTGGACGGATTGGTTTTCTTGTTCAGTGCGGTGGACGGAGTTGAGCCTCAGTCAGAAACTAACTGGCGATTGGCGGACAACTACAAAGTGCCACGTATCGGATTTGTAAACAAAATGGACCGTCAGGGGTCTAACTTCCTGGCTGTTGCTCAGCAAGTTAAAGATATGTTGGGGTCCAATGCCGTGCCTATCGTATTGCCGATCGGTGAGGAAATGGATTTCAAAGGGATCATTGACCTGGTTAAAAACCGTGCCATCATCTGGCATGACGAGACCATGGGATCTACTTTCGATGTAGTAGAGATTCCTGAAGAGTTGAAAGCAGAAGCTGCCGAGTACCGCGAGAAGCTGATCGAGGAGGTTGCTGCATATGACGAGAACCTACTGGAGAAATTCATGGAAGATGAGAACTCCATCACTGAGGACGAGGTGCACGCTGCTCTTCGTGCTGCTGTGATGGACATGTCCATCATCCCAATGATCTGTGGTTCTGCGTTTAAGAACAAAGGGGTTCAGTTCCTACTGGATGCCGTATGTCGTTACCTGCCTTCTCCTGTAGATAAGGACGCTATCGTAGGTACCGATCCTGATACCGGAGACGAGATCGCCCGTAAGCCGGACACCAAAGAGCCTTTCTCTGCACTGGCCTTTAAGATCGCCACTGACCCGTTTGTTGGTCGTTTGGCTTTCTTCCGTGCTTATTCAGGACGTCTTGATGCCGGATCTTATGTATTGAACAACCGTTCTGGTAAGAAAGAACGTATCTCTAGAATCTATCAAATGCACTCCAACAAGCAGAATGCCATCGACTTTATCGAGGCAGGAGATATTGGAGCAGCGGTTGGATTTAAGGATATCAAGACCGGGGACACCCTCTCAGCAGAGAAGTCTCCGATCATCCTGGAATCTATGGACTTCCCTGATCCTGTGATCGGTATTGCCGTAGAACCAAAAACAAAAGCAGATGTTGACAAGCTTGGAATGGCCCTGGCCAAATTGGCCGAAGAGGATCCAACCTTCCAGGTTCGTACTGACGAAGCATCCGGACAAACAGTTATCTCTGGTATGGGAGAGCTGCACCTGGATATCATCGTTGATCGTCTGAAGCGTGAGTTCAAGGTTGAAGTTAACCAAGGACAGCCTCAGGTGGAGTACAAAGAAGCCATTACCCGCACTGCAGATCACCGCGAGGTGTACAAAAAGCAAACGGGTGGTCGTGGTAAGTTTGCCGATATCGTGTTTACACTAGGACCTGCTGACGAAGGTAAAGTTGGTCTAGAGTTTGTGAACGAGATCAAAGGAGGTAACATTCCTAAGGAATTCATCCCGTCTGTTGAGAAAGGATTCAGTGCCGCCATGAAGAATGGCCCATTGGCTGGTTTCGAAGTAGATAGCATGAAGGTTACCCTCAAGGATGGATCTTTCCACCCTGTGGATTCTGATCAGTTGTCTTTTGAGCTTGCTGCAAAATTAGGATTTAAAGCTGCCGCCAAGGCTGCAGGTGCCGTTATCATGGAGCCCATCATGAAACTGGAGGTAATTACTCCAGAAGAGAGCATGGGTGATATTGTAGGTGACCTGAACCGTCGACGTGGACAGGTAAATGATATGAGTGATCGTGCTGGTTCCAAAGTGGTAAAAGCATTGGTGCCACTATCCGAAATGTTCGGATATGTGACTACCCTGCGTACCCTTTCATCTGGACGAGCTACTTCTACCATGGAATTCTCGCACTACGCTGAGACTCCATCGAATATCTCGGAAGAGGTAGTAGCTGCTGCCCGAGGAACTGCTAACGTGTAA
- the rplN gene encoding 50S ribosomal protein L14, with amino-acid sequence MVQQESRLRVADNTGAKEVLTIRVLGGTKKRYASIGDKIVVTVKEATPNGTVKKGTVSTAVVVRTVKEVRRPDGSYIRFDDNACVLLNPQGEMRGTRVFGPVARELRDKQFMKIVSLAPEVL; translated from the coding sequence ATGGTACAGCAGGAATCTAGACTGAGAGTAGCAGACAACACCGGGGCCAAGGAAGTATTGACCATCCGTGTGTTGGGAGGAACTAAAAAACGCTATGCTTCAATCGGAGACAAAATTGTTGTTACCGTGAAAGAAGCCACACCAAACGGGACAGTTAAGAAAGGTACTGTTTCTACCGCCGTTGTTGTTCGCACGGTGAAGGAAGTACGTCGACCTGACGGATCTTATATCCGCTTTGACGACAACGCCTGTGTACTGTTGAACCCTCAGGGTGAGATGCGAGGAACCCGTGTTTTCGGACCGGTTGCCCGCGAATTGCGAGACAAGCAATTCATGAAGATTGTTTCACTGGCGCCCGAGGTGCTTTAA
- the rplP gene encoding 50S ribosomal protein L16 — translation MLQPKRTKFRKQQKGRMKGNAGRGNQLAYGTFGIKSLDSNFLTSRQIEAARIAATRYMKREGSLWIMIFPDKPITKKPLEVRMGKGKGAVEYWAAVVKPGRVLFEISGVPQDVAKEALRLAAQKLPVKTKFIVSNDYQA, via the coding sequence ATGTTACAACCAAAAAGAACGAAGTTCCGAAAGCAGCAAAAAGGCCGAATGAAAGGTAATGCCGGTCGCGGTAACCAACTGGCCTACGGAACCTTTGGTATCAAGTCATTAGACTCGAACTTTCTGACTTCACGTCAGATCGAGGCTGCTCGTATTGCAGCTACCCGATATATGAAAAGAGAAGGATCCCTGTGGATCATGATCTTCCCGGACAAACCCATCACCAAGAAACCATTGGAAGTACGTATGGGTAAAGGTAAAGGTGCCGTAGAATACTGGGCAGCTGTTGTAAAGCCTGGTCGGGTATTGTTTGAGATTTCTGGAGTGCCACAAGATGTAGCCAAAGAGGCCCTTCGACTGGCGGCCCAGAAACTTCCGGTAAAGACCAAATTCATCGTTTCAAACGATTATCAAGCTTAA
- the rpsN gene encoding 30S ribosomal protein S14, with the protein MAKESMKAREVKRAKMVAKYAEKRKALKEAGDYEALQKLPKNASPVRMHNRCKLTGRPKGYMRQFGISRVTFREMANQGLIPGVRKASW; encoded by the coding sequence ATGGCTAAAGAATCAATGAAAGCCCGCGAGGTAAAGCGCGCAAAAATGGTCGCCAAATACGCTGAAAAGCGTAAGGCACTAAAAGAGGCCGGCGATTATGAAGCCCTGCAAAAACTTCCTAAGAATGCATCTCCTGTGCGTATGCACAACAGATGTAAGCTGACAGGACGTCCAAAGGGGTATATGCGTCAATTCGGAATTTCCCGAGTTACCTTCCGCGAGATGGCCAACCAAGGCTTAATTCCTGGAG
- the rpsJ gene encoding 30S ribosomal protein S10 produces MSQKIRIKLKSYDHNLVDKSAEKIVKTVKSTGAVVTGPIPLPTHKKIFTVLRSPHVNKKSREQFQLSSYKRLLDIYSSSSKTIDALMKLELPSGVEVEIKV; encoded by the coding sequence ATGAGTCAAAAAATCAGAATAAAGCTTAAGTCGTACGATCACAACCTGGTAGACAAGTCTGCCGAGAAAATCGTGAAGACTGTAAAGAGTACAGGTGCAGTTGTAACCGGGCCGATCCCGTTACCAACTCACAAGAAGATCTTTACCGTGTTGCGTTCGCCACACGTGAACAAGAAGAGTCGTGAGCAATTCCAATTGAGCTCGTATAAGCGCTTGTTGGATATCTACTCTTCTTCTTCCAAGACCATTGACGCTCTGATGAAATTGGAGCTGCCATCTGGTGTTGAAGTAGAGATCAAGGTATAA
- the rpmC gene encoding 50S ribosomal protein L29, whose translation MKQSEIKEATTADLQERLNELNKSYTDLKIAHAISPLENPIQLRAQRRAMARIATELTKREVQ comes from the coding sequence ATGAAACAATCCGAAATAAAAGAAGCGACTACTGCAGATCTGCAGGAGCGTTTGAACGAATTGAATAAGTCGTATACCGACCTGAAGATAGCGCACGCCATTTCTCCATTGGAGAATCCAATTCAGCTGCGGGCTCAACGCAGAGCCATGGCGAGAATTGCGACCGAACTAACTAAAAGAGAAGTGCAATAA
- the rplX gene encoding 50S ribosomal protein L24 has product MAKLKIKSGDTVIVTAGDHKGSEGRVMRVFREENKAIVEGVNLVKKHQKPSAANPQGGISEKEAPIHVSNLALKDPQSGEATRVGYRMEGEKKVRFAKKSNQVL; this is encoded by the coding sequence ATGGCAAAGCTTAAAATCAAATCTGGCGATACCGTTATCGTGACTGCAGGAGACCACAAAGGTTCCGAAGGTCGTGTGATGCGTGTTTTCCGCGAGGAGAACAAAGCCATCGTAGAGGGTGTCAACCTGGTGAAGAAACACCAGAAGCCAAGTGCAGCCAATCCTCAGGGAGGGATCAGCGAAAAAGAAGCTCCGATTCACGTTTCGAATCTGGCTTTGAAAGATCCTCAATCCGGTGAGGCTACCCGTGTGGGTTACCGCATGGAAGGAGAGAAGAAAGTACGATTTGCTAAGAAATCGAATCAAGTATTGTAG
- the rpsL gene encoding 30S ribosomal protein S12: MPTISQLVRKGRAKITKKSKSAALDSCPQRRGVCTRVYTTTPKKPNSAMRKVARVRLTNGKEVNAYIGGEGHNLQEHSIVLVRGGRVKDLPGVRYHIVRGALDTAGVEGRLQRRSKYGAKRPKK, translated from the coding sequence ATGCCAACTATTTCACAATTAGTACGAAAAGGAAGAGCCAAAATAACCAAGAAGAGTAAATCGGCTGCTTTGGATTCGTGCCCGCAACGTCGCGGTGTTTGTACGCGTGTATATACCACTACTCCTAAGAAACCAAACTCGGCCATGCGTAAAGTGGCTCGTGTAAGGTTAACCAACGGGAAGGAAGTGAACGCATACATCGGAGGCGAAGGACACAATCTTCAAGAGCACTCGATAGTATTGGTTAGAGGTGGACGAGTGAAAGACTTGCCAGGAGTAAGATACCACATCGTACGCGGTGCATTGGATACCGCTGGTGTTGAGGGTCGTCTGCAAAGACGTTCCAAGTATGGTGCAAAACGTCCTAAAAAGTAA
- the rplV gene encoding 50S ribosomal protein L22 translates to MGVRKRERAEQIKEAKKTQYMAKLNNCPTSPRKMRLVADLVRGEKVDKALNILRFSNKEASIRLEKLLLSAIANWQAKNEDASIEDADLFVKEIRVDGGTMLKRLQTAPQGRAHRIRKRSNHVTLVLGANDNTQS, encoded by the coding sequence ATGGGAGTTCGTAAACGAGAAAGAGCAGAACAGATCAAGGAGGCCAAGAAGACACAGTACATGGCCAAATTGAACAATTGCCCTACCTCTCCAAGAAAGATGCGCCTGGTTGCGGATCTGGTACGTGGTGAGAAGGTAGACAAGGCCTTGAATATTTTGCGATTCAGCAACAAAGAAGCTTCTATCCGTTTGGAGAAGTTGTTGCTTTCAGCGATCGCCAACTGGCAAGCCAAGAATGAGGATGCTTCGATCGAAGATGCTGATCTTTTTGTAAAAGAGATCCGCGTAGACGGTGGAACTATGCTGAAGAGACTTCAGACAGCACCTCAGGGACGGGCACACAGAATTAGAAAACGTTCCAACCATGTAACCTTGGTTCTTGGAGCTAACGATAACACACAAAGCTAG
- the rplB gene encoding 50S ribosomal protein L2, giving the protein MSVRKLKPITPGQRFRVVNGFDTITTDKPEKSLLAPKKRSGGRNSQGRMTMRYKGGGHKRRYRIIDFKRDKHGIPATVATIEYDPNRSAFIALVNYQDGDKRYIIAQNGLQVGQNIVSGEKVAPEIGNAMPLANIPLGTIISCIELRPGQGAVMARSAGAFAQLMARDGKYATVKLPSGETRLILTTCMASIGAVSNSDHQLLVSGKAGRSRWLGRRPRTRPVVMNPVDHPMGGGEGRASGGHPRSRNGVPAKGYRTRSKTKASNKYIIERRKK; this is encoded by the coding sequence ATGTCAGTAAGAAAATTAAAGCCGATCACCCCAGGACAGCGTTTTAGAGTTGTAAATGGATTTGACACCATCACAACTGATAAGCCGGAGAAGAGCTTGCTCGCTCCGAAAAAACGTTCAGGGGGAAGGAACAGTCAAGGAAGAATGACCATGCGCTACAAAGGTGGTGGTCATAAGCGTCGATACAGAATTATCGACTTCAAGCGCGATAAGCATGGAATCCCTGCTACCGTCGCAACAATCGAATACGATCCAAACCGAAGCGCGTTTATTGCTTTGGTCAACTACCAGGATGGAGATAAGCGATACATCATCGCTCAAAATGGACTACAGGTAGGTCAGAACATCGTTTCCGGGGAGAAAGTAGCTCCAGAGATCGGGAACGCCATGCCACTGGCCAACATCCCATTGGGTACTATCATTTCTTGTATAGAACTTCGACCAGGACAGGGAGCTGTCATGGCTCGAAGTGCTGGTGCGTTTGCCCAATTGATGGCCCGTGATGGAAAATACGCCACCGTGAAGTTACCTTCCGGTGAGACACGTTTGATCCTAACCACCTGTATGGCTTCTATCGGAGCTGTATCCAACAGTGACCACCAATTGCTTGTTAGCGGTAAGGCTGGTCGTTCTCGTTGGCTGGGTCGTCGTCCACGTACTCGTCCGGTTGTAATGAACCCTGTCGATCACCCAATGGGTGGTGGTGAAGGACGTGCTTCCGGAGGTCATCCAAGATCGAGAAACGGTGTGCCTGCTAAAGGTTACCGAACTCGTTCCAAGACAAAAGCGAGTAACAAGTACATTATAGAACGAAGAAAGAAATAA
- the rpsQ gene encoding 30S ribosomal protein S17 → MEKRNLRKERIGVVTSNKMEKSIVVSEVKKVKHPMYGKFVLKTKKYVAHDEKNDCNEGDTVKIMETRPMSKTKCWRLVEIIERAK, encoded by the coding sequence ATGGAAAAAAGAAATCTAAGAAAAGAGCGTATCGGGGTGGTAACCAGCAACAAGATGGAGAAATCTATCGTTGTTAGCGAGGTGAAGAAAGTAAAGCACCCGATGTACGGTAAGTTCGTTTTGAAAACGAAGAAATACGTAGCGCACGACGAAAAGAACGACTGCAACGAAGGGGATACTGTAAAGATCATGGAAACACGACCTATGAGTAAGACCAAGTGTTGGAGATTAGTAGAAATCATAGAAAGAGCTAAGTAA
- the rplD gene encoding 50S ribosomal protein L4, translating to MKVAVLDKNGKDTGRKAELSKAVYGIEPNDHAVYLDVKQYLANQRQGTHKAKERGEIVGSTRKIKRQKGTGTARAGSIKSPIFKGGGRVFGPRPRNYGFKLNKNLKRLARRSALSQKANDKAIIVLEDFQMEAPKTAEFNSVLKSLGLENKKSLFVLGDANNNVYLSSRNLKGAEVVMNSELSTYKIMNANSLVLFEGSLEGIEANLSK from the coding sequence ATGAAGGTAGCGGTTTTAGATAAAAACGGAAAAGATACCGGAAGGAAAGCAGAGCTTTCTAAAGCGGTATACGGGATCGAGCCTAACGATCATGCAGTTTACCTGGATGTAAAGCAGTACCTGGCCAATCAACGTCAAGGGACTCACAAGGCCAAGGAAAGAGGAGAGATCGTAGGATCCACTCGTAAGATCAAGCGTCAGAAAGGTACCGGTACAGCTCGTGCGGGTAGTATTAAGTCGCCTATCTTCAAAGGAGGTGGTCGTGTATTTGGACCACGCCCGAGAAATTACGGTTTCAAGCTGAACAAGAACCTGAAGCGTTTGGCTCGTCGTTCGGCCCTCAGTCAAAAGGCTAACGATAAGGCAATCATCGTGTTAGAGGACTTCCAAATGGAAGCTCCAAAAACCGCCGAGTTCAATTCTGTATTGAAATCCCTGGGGCTGGAGAACAAAAAGTCTCTGTTCGTGTTGGGTGACGCAAATAATAACGTATATTTGTCGTCGCGTAATTTGAAAGGTGCTGAAGTTGTAATGAACTCAGAATTAAGCACTTACAAAATTATGAACGCGAACAGCCTAGTGTTGTTCGAAGGTTCTTTGGAAGGAATTGAAGCAAACTTAAGTAAATAG
- the rpsS gene encoding 30S ribosomal protein S19, with protein sequence MARSLKKGPYVHYKLEKKVQANVDSNKKSVIKTWSRASMITPDFVGQTIAVHNGRQFVPVYVTENMVGHKLGEFSPTRSFRGHAGAKNKGKK encoded by the coding sequence ATGGCAAGATCATTAAAAAAAGGACCATACGTTCACTATAAGCTGGAGAAGAAAGTCCAGGCCAATGTGGACTCGAACAAGAAGAGTGTGATCAAGACCTGGTCGCGTGCTTCTATGATCACTCCTGATTTTGTCGGGCAGACCATAGCCGTGCACAACGGTCGCCAGTTCGTACCGGTATACGTTACCGAGAACATGGTAGGTCACAAACTGGGAGAATTCTCACCTACACGATCATTCCGTGGTCACGCAGGTGCTAAAAACAAAGGTAAAAAGTAA
- the rplE gene encoding 50S ribosomal protein L5, translated as MGYTPRLKDEYKDRVINALTDEYGYNNVMQVPKLERIIVSRGVGNAVADKKLIDYSVEELTNITGQKAIPTVSTKDVANFKLRKGMPIGAKVTLRGERMYEFLDRLITIALPRVRDFNGIKATGFDGRGNYSLGVTEQIIFPEINIDKIKKIEGMNITFVTTANTDKEAKSLLTELGLPFKKN; from the coding sequence ATGGGATATACACCAAGACTTAAGGACGAATACAAGGATAGGGTAATCAACGCCCTGACCGACGAGTACGGCTACAACAACGTGATGCAGGTTCCTAAATTGGAGCGTATCATCGTATCACGTGGAGTTGGTAACGCTGTCGCTGATAAGAAACTGATCGATTATTCTGTTGAGGAATTGACCAACATCACCGGGCAAAAAGCCATTCCAACGGTTTCTACCAAGGATGTCGCCAACTTTAAGCTACGTAAGGGAATGCCTATCGGAGCTAAAGTTACCCTGCGCGGAGAACGCATGTATGAATTCCTGGATCGATTGATCACCATCGCACTACCTCGAGTACGTGATTTCAACGGGATCAAGGCCACTGGTTTTGACGGACGTGGAAACTACTCATTGGGAGTGACCGAGCAGATCATTTTCCCAGAGATCAACATTGACAAGATCAAGAAGATCGAAGGAATGAATATCACTTTCGTCACCACAGCCAACACGGACAAGGAGGCGAAATCATTGTTAACAGAACTAGGATTACCTTTTAAAAAGAATTAA
- the rplW gene encoding 50S ribosomal protein L23, whose product MNILIKPIITEKATSDAELNNKYGFVVNPKANKIEIKKAVEEAYGVSVTAVRTMNVRPDRRVRYTRTGIQTGKTAAYKKAIVQVAEGDTIDFYSNL is encoded by the coding sequence ATGAATATCTTAATTAAACCTATTATTACCGAGAAGGCCACCAGCGATGCCGAGCTGAATAACAAGTACGGCTTTGTGGTCAACCCGAAGGCGAATAAGATAGAAATCAAGAAAGCCGTAGAAGAGGCTTATGGAGTTTCTGTTACTGCAGTTCGCACAATGAATGTCCGCCCAGATCGTCGTGTTCGGTACACCCGAACCGGGATTCAAACTGGTAAAACAGCAGCTTACAAAAAAGCTATTGTACAGGTGGCGGAAGGTGATACAATTGATTTTTACAGTAACCTTTAA
- the rpsG gene encoding 30S ribosomal protein S7 produces MRKRQAKKRPLLPDPRFNDQLVTRFVNNLMWDGKKSVAFKIFYDAMDIVEEKKQDEEKSALELWKDALSNVMPHVEVRSRRVGGATFQIPMQIRPDRKISTAMKWLISYSRKRNEKSMAQKLAAEILAAAKEEGAAVKKRVDTHKMAEANKAFSHFRF; encoded by the coding sequence ATGAGAAAAAGACAAGCAAAAAAACGGCCGCTTTTACCGGACCCACGGTTTAACGATCAGCTGGTTACACGTTTTGTGAACAACCTGATGTGGGACGGAAAGAAATCTGTGGCCTTCAAAATATTCTACGATGCTATGGATATCGTAGAGGAGAAGAAACAAGATGAAGAAAAGTCGGCTCTGGAACTTTGGAAAGATGCACTTTCCAATGTAATGCCTCACGTAGAGGTACGAAGCCGTCGAGTTGGAGGGGCAACCTTCCAAATCCCAATGCAGATCCGCCCTGATCGCAAGATCTCTACTGCTATGAAATGGTTGATCAGTTACTCGCGCAAGCGTAATGAAAAGTCCATGGCTCAAAAACTAGCTGCAGAGATTCTTGCTGCTGCCAAGGAAGAAGGAGCTGCAGTGAAGAAACGAGTGGATACTCACAAGATGGCCGAGGCCAACAAAGCATTCTCACATTTCAGATTCTAA